From Paenibacillus graminis, a single genomic window includes:
- a CDS encoding peptidoglycan DD-metalloendopeptidase family protein produces MKGFKFMRQVGKLRNEDARSVEPGAANQQGSDAGSDTDVFHQENKPRRLRRSWIAASAGLVLLGAFLVGAEKRYVTANTVTYYKVLVKGEEIGRISREAELDQLFEQKRQEYQVKYPESVMVLQTDGITTEAEKAFKPQIDSGKTLDKLDGMLKAYAVGVQLTVDGEVLGTVKDQETAAAVLKGVKEHYLPQAEASAGSRLKKTAATSSAKASNTGSDTVESAAIREQVSIVPVKADPNKVLSVDEAVKALTEGKEEPLTYTVQEGDTISGIAKLYDTTQAEIFKNNPTVKELTLQIGDTLQLTVPQPALTVVTVEQVAEQVVTEPEVIVRTSDQLTAGKSKVVRPGQTGLKTMQYRLTKENGQVVKEEWLGQTVMKASLPEVVYRGTKVVGEGTGMFAWPVSGATISSSYGERWGRVHKGVDLVSGNRTIQAADAGTVSFAGVQNGYGNVVIVDHHNGYITYYGHLSRISVSQGQRLDQGAPIGIMGSTGRSTGTHLHFEIRKNGTAINPMKYLQ; encoded by the coding sequence ATGAAGGGATTTAAGTTCATGCGCCAGGTGGGGAAGCTGCGAAACGAGGACGCGCGTTCCGTAGAACCCGGTGCAGCAAATCAACAGGGCAGCGATGCCGGCAGCGATACTGATGTCTTTCATCAAGAAAACAAACCCCGGAGATTACGGCGCTCCTGGATTGCAGCTTCTGCGGGTCTCGTGCTGCTGGGTGCCTTTCTGGTTGGAGCCGAGAAAAGATATGTGACCGCCAATACGGTAACCTACTACAAGGTTTTGGTAAAGGGCGAAGAAATCGGCAGGATTAGCCGGGAGGCCGAGCTCGATCAGCTGTTTGAACAGAAACGGCAGGAGTACCAGGTGAAATATCCTGAATCGGTAATGGTGCTGCAAACGGACGGGATTACAACAGAAGCGGAAAAGGCTTTTAAACCCCAGATTGACAGCGGTAAAACACTGGATAAGCTGGACGGTATGCTCAAGGCTTATGCTGTAGGCGTCCAACTAACGGTAGACGGCGAAGTGCTTGGCACCGTGAAGGATCAGGAGACTGCAGCAGCGGTATTAAAAGGTGTAAAGGAGCATTATCTGCCGCAAGCCGAAGCCTCCGCAGGGTCCCGGCTTAAGAAAACGGCTGCTACAAGTTCAGCCAAGGCATCGAACACAGGCAGTGACACCGTAGAGTCGGCTGCGATCCGTGAGCAAGTGTCCATTGTGCCGGTCAAAGCCGATCCGAACAAGGTTTTAAGTGTAGACGAAGCGGTCAAGGCGCTTACAGAGGGTAAAGAAGAGCCGTTGACGTATACGGTCCAGGAAGGCGATACGATTTCGGGAATCGCCAAACTGTATGATACGACACAGGCTGAGATATTCAAGAACAATCCTACGGTTAAAGAATTGACACTGCAAATTGGTGATACTCTGCAACTGACGGTACCGCAGCCCGCCCTTACGGTTGTTACCGTAGAGCAGGTGGCGGAACAGGTGGTTACCGAGCCGGAAGTGATTGTCCGCACGAGCGATCAGCTCACCGCCGGCAAGAGTAAAGTGGTCCGTCCCGGACAGACCGGTCTCAAAACCATGCAATACCGCTTGACCAAAGAAAATGGACAGGTCGTCAAGGAAGAATGGCTGGGACAGACTGTGATGAAAGCATCACTGCCGGAAGTAGTGTACCGGGGAACGAAGGTGGTCGGAGAAGGTACAGGGATGTTCGCCTGGCCGGTTAGCGGGGCGACAATTTCCAGCAGCTATGGCGAACGTTGGGGCCGCGTACATAAGGGCGTCGATCTGGTATCCGGCAACCGTACAATCCAAGCAGCCGATGCCGGAACGGTCAGCTTCGCTGGTGTTCAGAACGGGTACGGCAACGTAGTTATTGTGGATCATCATAACGGTTATATCACGTATTATGGGCATCTTAGCAGAATTTCAGTCTCCCAGGGACAAAGGCTTGATCAGGGGGCACCAATCGGAATCATGGGCAGCACCGGACGTTCAACCGGAACGCATCTGCATTTTGAAATCCGCAAAAATGGTACAGCGATCAATCCAATGAAGTATCTGCAATAA
- the yycI gene encoding two-component system regulatory protein YycI, which produces MDWGRAKNVLIYAFLVLNLLLCYQLWIDLRDQASANLDFTSLSQDTQAVMEQKDIRVLCPIPAATPQLPDITYRYSGEEQNEPPVELKEPVDSKLIYSSFTELSTALQGQIPDIANYRFDSQESEVGKFVLHPLVDKKWSLFRVKLELINSDQKIIAYRWPKIEIGASSSDNVQKVLPASQALSSLIEKYFPENAVVKEIELGYYGELFNSESQVASPMWRFMLENGSAYYVDAISADIISPKTKE; this is translated from the coding sequence ATGGACTGGGGAAGAGCAAAAAATGTGCTGATATACGCCTTTCTGGTGCTAAATCTGCTGCTATGCTACCAGCTCTGGATTGATCTGCGGGATCAGGCCAGCGCCAACCTTGATTTCACCTCCTTGTCCCAGGACACGCAAGCTGTCATGGAACAGAAAGATATCCGGGTTCTGTGTCCAATTCCGGCCGCCACACCGCAGCTGCCGGACATTACGTACCGTTACTCTGGTGAGGAGCAGAACGAACCGCCAGTTGAGCTTAAGGAGCCGGTAGACAGCAAGCTTATCTATTCCTCATTCACTGAGCTTAGCACTGCACTGCAGGGACAGATCCCGGACATCGCCAATTACCGCTTCGATTCACAGGAAAGCGAGGTCGGCAAATTCGTGCTTCATCCGCTGGTGGACAAGAAGTGGTCGTTGTTCAGGGTTAAGCTGGAGCTGATTAACAGTGATCAAAAAATAATAGCCTACCGCTGGCCGAAGATTGAGATTGGGGCCAGCAGCAGTGATAATGTGCAGAAGGTGCTTCCGGCATCCCAGGCGCTCAGTAGTCTGATTGAAAAATATTTTCCGGAAAATGCAGTGGTGAAGGAGATTGAGCTCGGATATTACGGCGAACTGTTCAATTCCGAGAGCCAGGTAGCTTCGCCAATGTGGCGGTTCATGCTGGAGAATGGCAGTGCTTACTACGTAGATGCCATAAGTGCGGACATTATCAGTCCCAAGACAAAAGAGTAG
- the walK gene encoding cell wall metabolism sensor histidine kinase WalK — protein MKGLSFFRTIQAKLIIIYVLLILIAMQLIGVYFVSSMKNSLTDNFTKDLKARAEMLSILTADKFGSEAGTADEETAVESLRGMVNNLYINGAEIQVLDASGKIITTSVPSQNDYVGQRNTQTVVSRALQGISDNEEYIIADDNVRKKVVAKPVLSGDKVVGAIYIAADMKDLYATISRINSVFLSGLLLALALTAVLGVILAHTITHPIKEMTRHATAVAEGRYNRKMPVFGNDEIGQLSQAFNYMTGRLREALSQNEEEKEKLASILANMSDGVVATDESGGVILMNTRAAHMLGSEGPLPEGAPLDELLGLDHEQSGSLAQGNAQSAMLHLSPMGGEDPNIVRVTFTPIHRREGGGIAGTIAVLQDVTEQENLEESRREFVANVSHELRTPLTTIKSYAEALDDGALEDPQLAVRFVGVIRNETERMIRLVTDLLHLSRLDSKESSLRIQQTDISEMLEDVADRFSFQIRQKRIHISTRVRDDVASAWLDRDQIDQVLGNLVSNALKYTPEGGMIQLEALKNEEGMLAITVRDSGIGIPKKDIERIFERFYRVDKARSRNMGGTGLGLSIAREIVKAHGGSISLQSELNEGSLVTFTLPLKQEGGSAP, from the coding sequence ATGAAGGGACTGTCCTTTTTCCGGACGATACAGGCGAAGCTTATTATTATTTATGTGCTGCTGATTCTGATCGCCATGCAGCTGATCGGTGTGTATTTTGTCAGCTCGATGAAGAATTCACTAACCGATAATTTCACCAAGGATCTGAAGGCGCGGGCGGAGATGCTGTCCATTCTGACCGCCGATAAGTTCGGCAGCGAAGCCGGAACGGCAGATGAAGAGACGGCTGTGGAGAGTCTGCGCGGAATGGTCAACAATCTGTATATCAATGGCGCCGAAATTCAGGTGCTGGATGCAAGCGGCAAGATTATTACCACTTCAGTGCCTTCGCAGAATGATTATGTGGGCCAGCGCAATACCCAGACGGTAGTCAGCCGCGCCCTGCAGGGAATCAGTGACAACGAGGAATATATTATTGCGGATGATAATGTGCGCAAGAAGGTGGTCGCCAAGCCGGTGCTTTCCGGTGACAAGGTTGTAGGGGCCATTTATATTGCTGCCGATATGAAGGATCTGTATGCCACCATCAGCCGGATCAACAGTGTATTTCTCTCCGGGCTGCTGCTGGCGCTGGCGCTGACCGCCGTGCTTGGTGTTATTCTGGCGCATACGATCACCCATCCGATCAAGGAAATGACCCGGCACGCTACCGCCGTGGCCGAAGGGCGTTATAACCGCAAGATGCCGGTGTTCGGCAATGACGAGATTGGCCAGCTAAGCCAGGCCTTTAATTATATGACAGGCAGACTGCGGGAAGCTCTATCCCAGAATGAAGAGGAGAAGGAGAAGCTGGCCTCCATCCTTGCCAATATGAGTGACGGCGTGGTTGCCACTGACGAGAGCGGCGGAGTTATCCTGATGAATACCCGGGCAGCACATATGCTGGGTTCAGAAGGTCCGCTTCCCGAAGGCGCCCCCTTGGATGAGCTGCTGGGTCTGGATCATGAGCAATCCGGATCGCTTGCCCAGGGCAATGCCCAGTCAGCAATGCTTCATCTCTCACCAATGGGCGGGGAAGATCCCAACATTGTGCGGGTTACCTTCACGCCGATTCACCGACGGGAAGGCGGAGGGATTGCGGGGACGATTGCGGTTCTGCAGGATGTTACAGAGCAGGAGAATCTGGAAGAGTCCCGCCGCGAGTTCGTGGCGAATGTGTCTCATGAGCTGCGGACGCCGCTGACGACCATCAAAAGCTATGCCGAAGCCCTGGATGACGGCGCACTTGAAGATCCGCAGCTTGCTGTGCGGTTCGTTGGCGTCATCCGCAATGAGACAGAGCGCATGATCCGTCTTGTAACGGATCTGCTGCATCTCTCACGCCTGGATTCGAAGGAATCCAGCCTGCGCATTCAGCAGACGGACATCTCCGAAATGCTGGAGGATGTGGCCGACCGCTTTTCTTTTCAAATCCGCCAGAAGCGTATTCATATCAGTACCAGAGTCCGCGACGATGTGGCCAGTGCCTGGCTTGACCGGGATCAAATTGATCAGGTACTGGGCAATCTCGTTTCCAATGCGCTGAAGTATACGCCGGAAGGCGGGATGATTCAATTGGAGGCCCTGAAGAATGAAGAGGGAATGCTGGCGATCACAGTCAGGGATTCTGGCATAGGAATTCCCAAGAAGGATATCGAACGGATCTTTGAGCGTTTTTACCGGGTGGACAAAGCCCGCTCCCGCAATATGGGGGGCACGGGCCTCGGACTGTCCATTGCCCGGGAAATTGTCAAAGCGCATGGGGGCTCCATATCGCTGCAATCCGAATTGAATGAGGGCTCACTTGTCACCTTTACCTTGCCTTTGAAGCAGGAAGGGGGGAGTGCGCCATGA
- a CDS encoding S1C family serine protease yields the protein MGLFDDDFYSTKVSRRRSKMHEASSGSGGHKWPRRSRRGLATWQVAMICSVASAVTAVLLFSLVTGQLTHEKAESPAVIGKVAASSGDPYDRIIQAAALVRPAVVSIINHKEDNKELNILDESALGSGVIYKKDDGKAFIITNNHVIEGAGKLEVVTVDGETRKATLIGADKVSDIAVLSIDAEGINTVAQIGDSSKLRLGETVIAIGNPLGLGDTLTSGIVSYTERTIPVSLNQDGVYDWEQEVIQTDAAINEGNSGGALVDLNGKVIGINTMKISDTGVEGLGFAIPANHVMETADELAAKGKIARSYLGVYSVDLNNPYVPLAEDQRKELNLPTSVKDGVVVLDAVGPAKVAGLQFNDVITKFDNQSITSTLSLRKYLYDHTKIGDDLKITFYRNGEVKQVTVKLLEKPEE from the coding sequence GTGGGACTGTTTGATGATGATTTCTATTCCACAAAAGTATCACGGCGCAGAAGCAAAATGCATGAAGCCTCAAGCGGATCAGGCGGGCACAAATGGCCGCGCAGGTCGCGGAGAGGTCTGGCAACATGGCAGGTAGCGATGATCTGTTCTGTAGCCAGTGCAGTGACGGCGGTGCTTCTGTTCAGTCTGGTGACAGGACAGCTGACCCATGAAAAAGCCGAATCACCGGCGGTAATCGGCAAGGTTGCTGCAAGCAGCGGTGATCCCTATGACCGGATTATTCAGGCTGCCGCTCTTGTACGCCCTGCGGTAGTAAGTATTATTAATCATAAGGAAGATAACAAGGAACTTAATATTCTCGATGAATCAGCACTCGGGTCGGGAGTTATCTATAAGAAGGACGACGGCAAGGCATTTATCATTACGAACAACCATGTGATTGAAGGCGCCGGCAAGCTGGAAGTGGTAACGGTTGACGGGGAGACCCGCAAGGCAACCCTTATCGGAGCGGATAAAGTCAGCGATATTGCAGTGCTCTCCATCGATGCGGAAGGCATTAATACGGTTGCCCAGATTGGGGATTCTTCCAAACTCCGGCTGGGAGAGACCGTCATTGCCATCGGCAACCCCCTGGGGCTGGGAGATACGCTGACCTCAGGAATCGTCAGCTATACGGAACGGACGATTCCTGTATCCTTGAACCAGGATGGCGTATATGACTGGGAGCAGGAGGTTATTCAGACTGACGCCGCGATTAACGAAGGCAACAGCGGAGGTGCGCTGGTTGATCTGAATGGCAAGGTGATCGGTATTAATACTATGAAGATTTCTGACACTGGTGTGGAAGGGCTTGGTTTCGCAATTCCGGCCAACCATGTGATGGAAACGGCGGATGAACTGGCAGCCAAAGGCAAAATTGCCCGCTCTTACCTAGGCGTCTATTCAGTTGATCTGAACAATCCTTATGTGCCGCTGGCGGAGGATCAACGCAAAGAGTTGAACCTGCCGACCAGTGTAAAGGACGGAGTCGTTGTACTGGATGCGGTTGGACCAGCGAAGGTTGCCGGTTTACAGTTCAATGATGTAATCACGAAATTTGATAACCAGTCCATTACCTCCACGCTCTCCTTGCGCAAGTATCTCTATGATCACACCAAGATCGGAGATGATCTCAAGATCACCTTTTACCGCAATGGAGAAGTGAAGCAGGTCACGGTGAAACTTCTTGAGAAGCCGGAGGAATAA
- a CDS encoding cold-shock protein, translated as MNYRKKPLEEVPEENTAIWACTNDGCNGWMRDNFAFEHAPSCRLCHSPMERSMKMLPQLLNSNGDLKSLKKGISIT; from the coding sequence ATGAACTACCGGAAGAAACCTTTGGAGGAAGTGCCGGAGGAAAATACCGCAATTTGGGCCTGTACCAACGATGGATGTAATGGATGGATGAGGGATAATTTCGCATTTGAACATGCGCCTTCTTGCCGTCTCTGTCACTCCCCAATGGAGCGCAGTATGAAGATGCTGCCACAGCTGCTCAATTCCAATGGCGATCTGAAATCGCTGAAGAAGGGTATTTCCATTACCTGA
- a CDS encoding MBL fold metallo-hydrolase: MGISFTVLSSGSTGNVTVVRNGETTLMIDAGLSAKRIDELLAIRELTGQDIDGILVTHEHSDHIKGLGAMARKYDLPIYANTNTWGAIEKGIGNIAEQNRVVLETGQYRDFGSLRVESFAISHDAAEPVGYNFYDGKEKLCVATDLGYVSDKVRTAISDADVLVLEANHDIEMLRMGRYPWNTKRRILGDLGHLSNEAAGAALSEILTGRTKRTYLAHLSRDHNMMDLAKMSVRGAMEDRGCFFKDSEFRLCDTYYDRPTPWDKVSQS; the protein is encoded by the coding sequence ATGGGTATATCATTTACAGTGCTGTCCAGCGGTTCTACCGGGAACGTGACGGTGGTGCGCAATGGTGAAACGACGCTAATGATCGACGCGGGGCTCAGCGCAAAGCGGATTGATGAGCTGCTGGCCATTCGTGAGCTGACCGGACAGGATATCGATGGCATTCTGGTTACGCATGAGCATTCGGATCATATTAAGGGACTTGGGGCGATGGCGCGCAAATATGATCTTCCGATCTATGCCAACACGAACACCTGGGGGGCGATTGAGAAGGGGATCGGCAATATTGCCGAGCAGAACCGGGTTGTTCTGGAGACAGGGCAGTATAGGGATTTTGGCAGTCTGCGGGTAGAGTCGTTCGCGATCTCGCATGATGCGGCTGAGCCGGTAGGGTATAACTTTTACGATGGCAAAGAGAAATTGTGTGTGGCGACAGATTTGGGATATGTCAGCGACAAAGTTCGTACGGCGATCTCCGATGCCGATGTCCTTGTGCTTGAAGCCAATCATGATATCGAAATGCTGCGAATGGGACGTTATCCCTGGAACACGAAGCGGCGGATTCTCGGCGATCTGGGCCATCTGTCCAATGAGGCGGCTGGCGCGGCGCTGAGTGAAATCCTTACAGGACGGACCAAACGCACGTATCTGGCACACCTGAGCCGGGACCACAATATGATGGACTTGGCCAAAATGTCTGTGCGCGGAGCGATGGAAGACCGGGGCTGTTTTTTCAAAGACAGCGAGTTCAGGCTATGCGATACCTACTACGACCGGCCTACGCCATGGGATAAGGTGAGCCAGTCATAA
- a CDS encoding cold-shock protein, with amino-acid sequence MQTGTVKWFNAEKGFGFIEVEGGSDVFVHFSAITGDGFKTLDEGQRVEFNVVQGNRGPQAENVVKL; translated from the coding sequence ATGCAAACAGGTACAGTTAAATGGTTCAACGCAGAAAAAGGATTCGGTTTCATCGAAGTTGAAGGCGGAAGCGACGTATTCGTTCACTTCAGCGCTATTACTGGCGACGGCTTCAAAACTTTGGACGAAGGCCAACGCGTTGAATTCAACGTTGTTCAAGGCAACCGTGGACCACAAGCCGAAAACGTTGTAAAACTGTAA
- a CDS encoding adenylosuccinate synthase, protein MSTVVVVGTQWGDEGKGKITDFLAESADVVARYQGGNNAGHTILIDGKKFKLSLIPSGVFYKEKTCVIGNGMVINPEALIQEINYIHENGFDTKNLVISDRAHVIMPYHMLLDALEEDRKGPNKIGTTRKGIGPAYMDKAARNGIRIADLMDAEEFELRLRHLMEEKNQVITQVYGAEALDVEEILTKYLEYAEVLRSYVTDTSVVLNEAIDADSRVLFEGAQGVMLDIDQGTYPFVTSSNPSAGGVCIGSGVGPSKIQQVIGVAKSYTTRVGDGPFPTELNDSIGDYIRETGHEYGTVTGRARRVGWFDSVVVRHARRVSGITGLSLNSLDVLSGLETVKICTGYKYRGEVITHYPASLKMLAECEAVYEELPGWSEDITSAKTLEDLPANTRKYVERVSELTGIPISIFSVGRNREQTNQVLPIYI, encoded by the coding sequence ATGTCAACGGTAGTCGTCGTGGGAACACAATGGGGAGACGAAGGCAAAGGCAAGATCACGGATTTTCTGGCAGAAAGTGCAGATGTGGTCGCCCGGTATCAAGGGGGTAACAATGCCGGTCACACGATTCTGATTGACGGGAAGAAATTCAAGCTGAGCTTGATTCCATCAGGCGTATTTTACAAAGAGAAAACTTGTGTCATCGGCAACGGAATGGTTATCAACCCTGAGGCTCTGATTCAAGAAATTAATTATATTCATGAGAACGGCTTTGACACCAAGAATCTGGTGATCAGTGACCGTGCCCATGTCATCATGCCATATCATATGCTGCTGGATGCACTGGAAGAAGACCGTAAAGGCCCTAACAAGATCGGGACTACCCGCAAAGGGATTGGCCCGGCTTACATGGATAAGGCCGCCCGTAACGGCATCCGTATTGCCGATCTGATGGATGCGGAGGAATTCGAGCTGAGACTGCGCCACCTAATGGAAGAAAAGAACCAGGTAATCACTCAAGTATACGGAGCGGAAGCGCTGGATGTCGAAGAAATTCTGACCAAATATCTGGAATATGCAGAAGTTCTCCGCAGCTATGTTACGGATACTTCTGTCGTGCTGAATGAGGCGATTGATGCCGACTCCAGAGTGTTGTTCGAAGGCGCGCAAGGCGTAATGCTTGACATCGACCAGGGAACTTATCCGTTCGTGACTTCATCCAATCCGTCCGCAGGCGGTGTCTGCATCGGTTCCGGTGTAGGTCCGTCCAAGATTCAACAGGTTATTGGTGTTGCCAAGTCGTATACTACCCGTGTAGGCGATGGTCCTTTCCCTACGGAACTGAATGATTCCATCGGTGACTATATTCGTGAGACCGGTCATGAGTACGGTACAGTCACCGGACGCGCCCGCCGCGTAGGCTGGTTTGACAGCGTAGTGGTGCGCCATGCCCGCCGTGTCAGCGGAATTACCGGCTTATCCCTGAACTCGCTGGATGTTCTTAGCGGCCTGGAAACTGTTAAGATCTGCACGGGCTATAAATACCGCGGAGAAGTGATTACCCATTATCCGGCCTCTCTAAAAATGCTGGCGGAATGCGAAGCTGTCTATGAAGAGCTTCCAGGCTGGAGCGAGGATATTACTTCGGCGAAGACGCTGGAAGACCTGCCGGCAAATACACGGAAATATGTTGAACGGGTATCAGAGCTCACAGGTATTCCGATCTCGATTTTCTCTGTAGGCCGCAACCGTGAGCAGACTAATCAAGTTCTGCCGATCTATATCTAG
- the yycF gene encoding response regulator YycF: protein MQMGTILVVDDEQPIADILKFNLEKEGYEVICAFDGNSAVELALSKRPDLMLLDLMLPGKDGMDVCREVRSAHLDIPIIMLTAKDGEIDKVLGLELGADDYVTKPFSTRELLARVKAQMRRQHKPAPSEALSEPLESKQGIHHFGLFVDTDMYMVYKEGEPLDLTHREYELLYYMIRHAGKVMTREHLLQAVWGFEYFGDVRTVDVTIRRLREKIEENPSKPEYIFTRRGLGYLMHSPKSGGL, encoded by the coding sequence ATGCAGATGGGGACGATTCTGGTAGTAGACGATGAACAGCCTATTGCTGATATATTGAAATTCAATTTGGAAAAAGAGGGCTATGAGGTCATCTGTGCCTTTGACGGCAACAGTGCAGTTGAGCTGGCATTGTCCAAACGGCCGGACCTGATGCTGCTCGATCTCATGCTTCCCGGCAAGGACGGCATGGATGTCTGCCGTGAGGTGCGTTCAGCGCATCTGGATATCCCGATTATTATGCTTACCGCCAAAGACGGGGAGATTGACAAGGTACTGGGACTGGAGCTTGGGGCAGATGATTATGTGACCAAGCCGTTCAGCACGCGGGAGCTGCTGGCCAGAGTGAAAGCGCAAATGCGGCGCCAGCATAAGCCGGCTCCCTCGGAGGCTCTCAGTGAACCGCTGGAAAGCAAGCAGGGGATACACCATTTCGGCCTTTTTGTGGACACCGATATGTATATGGTTTACAAGGAAGGCGAACCGCTCGATCTGACGCACCGCGAATATGAGCTGCTCTATTATATGATTCGCCACGCCGGCAAGGTGATGACCCGGGAGCATTTGCTGCAGGCCGTATGGGGCTTCGAGTATTTCGGCGATGTGCGGACCGTCGATGTAACGATTCGCCGTCTGAGAGAGAAAATTGAGGAGAATCCCAGCAAACCGGAGTATATTTTTACCCGGCGCGGACTTGGTTATTTGATGCATAGCCCCAAAAGCGGAGGGTTGTGA
- a CDS encoding YycH family regulatory protein, producing MKEKVKSWILALLVFGSLVESYYLIYRLPGSDSAVMSENLYVKTDNMGPEEKVENLLYPDKMIIHMGQGKHTLFYPNTTFYNLILNRLKGRGFESFQRRSVQDFDWNKIRNENPGIELSFGAGIPVTLLQRVMQLSPDSLFEGESIDRIWIYNIKNDSKAHAVFFSTRGDIVYEAAKADLTVQDVQQHVDFGRDLTNYKAVNGDYYVPAAKVSMVEVEMPLGMYTIQQMQSNLFFDAGSTRYIPEKDGSEIYTDSKRSLQVDQEQNWMSYSDPAALPAGESTPAKDALEAVDFVNEHGGWNGTYRLAATEEGRQERKVSFQQFYGSSPYGSYPIISQPQLQYGVINLELQQGTVSSYERSLMFVDESKAVKRIVDLSFGERLENQLTQLSQASVVKDLTPAYVPEEQGEKLRLIPVWRVTLKDGSVLTLN from the coding sequence ATGAAAGAAAAAGTAAAATCCTGGATTCTTGCGCTGCTCGTATTTGGAAGTCTTGTAGAGAGCTATTATCTGATTTACCGGCTCCCGGGCAGTGATTCTGCGGTTATGTCAGAGAATTTGTATGTAAAGACTGACAATATGGGGCCGGAGGAAAAGGTAGAGAACCTGCTCTACCCCGACAAAATGATTATTCATATGGGTCAGGGCAAGCATACCCTCTTCTATCCTAATACTACCTTTTATAATCTTATCCTCAACCGCCTGAAAGGCCGGGGTTTTGAAAGTTTCCAACGGCGGTCGGTGCAGGACTTCGACTGGAACAAGATCCGGAATGAGAATCCGGGCATCGAGCTGTCGTTCGGTGCAGGCATTCCCGTAACCCTGCTGCAGCGTGTAATGCAGCTGTCGCCGGATTCGCTGTTTGAAGGGGAGAGTATTGACCGGATCTGGATTTACAATATCAAAAATGATTCCAAAGCGCATGCTGTCTTCTTCAGTACCCGGGGCGATATCGTGTATGAAGCGGCCAAGGCTGATCTCACAGTGCAGGATGTGCAGCAGCATGTGGACTTCGGCAGGGACCTGACGAATTACAAGGCCGTGAACGGCGACTATTATGTGCCGGCAGCGAAGGTATCCATGGTTGAAGTTGAAATGCCGCTGGGAATGTATACGATTCAGCAGATGCAGAGCAATCTTTTTTTTGATGCTGGAAGCACCCGATATATTCCGGAAAAAGACGGCTCCGAGATTTATACGGACAGTAAGCGCAGTCTTCAGGTGGACCAAGAGCAGAACTGGATGAGCTACAGCGATCCGGCTGCGCTTCCAGCCGGAGAGAGTACACCGGCCAAGGATGCTCTGGAGGCCGTTGATTTTGTCAATGAGCACGGGGGCTGGAATGGAACCTACCGGCTGGCGGCAACGGAAGAAGGCAGGCAGGAGCGCAAAGTCTCTTTTCAGCAATTCTACGGCTCTTCACCTTATGGCTCATATCCGATTATCAGCCAGCCTCAGCTGCAGTATGGGGTAATTAATCTGGAGCTGCAGCAGGGGACCGTATCTTCCTATGAGCGTTCTCTGATGTTTGTAGATGAGAGCAAAGCGGTTAAGCGGATTGTGGATCTGTCGTTTGGTGAAAGGCTGGAGAATCAGTTGACGCAGCTCAGCCAGGCTTCAGTGGTGAAGGACCTTACTCCAGCCTATGTCCCGGAGGAACAGGGAGAGAAGCTTCGGCTGATTCCGGTATGGCGGGTCACGCTTAAAGACGGCTCGGTGCTCACGCTGAATTAG